Proteins from a genomic interval of Cognatishimia sp. WU-CL00825:
- the cimA gene encoding citramalate synthase, which produces MTKERLYIYDTTLRDGQQTQGVQFATAEKLQIAQALDNLGVDYIEGGWPGANPTDSEFFEKAIETKAILTAFGMTKRAGMSAENDSVLSAVLNAGTPAVCLVGKTHDFHVKTALGISLDENIENIEKSIAHLVARKRQALFDAEHFFDGFKANRSYAIRAVTAAYKAGARWIVLCDTNGGALPDEVQIATRAVIEAGIPGDHLGIHTHNDTEQAVANSLAAINAGARQIQGTLNGLGERCGNANLTTLIPILLLKEPYTSRFETGISSLGLKDITRISRMLDDILNRVPSKQSAFVGASAFAHKAGLHASAILKDPTTYEHVDPATVGNERVIPMSNQAGQSNLRRRLAEARIPVEKGDPALARILERIKEKEAEGYSFDTAQASFELLARKELGLLPNFFEVKRYKVTVERRKNKRNKMVSLSEAVVVVKVGGDKKMSVSESMDNTGSDRGPVNALSKALAKDLGPYQDVIDDMRLVDFKVRITQGGTEAVTRVIIDSEDSQGRRWSTVGVSANIVDASFEALVDATIWKLLRDGAKPI; this is translated from the coding sequence ATGACCAAAGAACGCCTCTATATATACGACACCACATTGCGTGATGGTCAACAAACACAAGGTGTACAATTTGCGACAGCGGAAAAGCTGCAGATAGCCCAGGCCTTAGACAATTTGGGCGTTGACTACATCGAAGGTGGCTGGCCAGGTGCCAATCCAACTGACAGCGAATTCTTTGAGAAAGCCATTGAAACAAAGGCTATTTTGACTGCCTTTGGCATGACGAAACGCGCGGGCATGTCCGCAGAAAATGACAGTGTATTGTCTGCGGTATTAAATGCCGGAACGCCAGCGGTTTGTCTTGTGGGCAAGACGCACGACTTTCATGTAAAGACCGCGCTTGGCATATCACTCGATGAAAACATTGAAAACATTGAGAAATCTATCGCTCACCTTGTGGCAAGAAAACGGCAAGCCCTGTTTGACGCCGAGCATTTTTTTGATGGGTTCAAGGCCAATCGCAGCTATGCCATTCGCGCTGTTACCGCTGCCTATAAGGCCGGAGCGCGCTGGATTGTATTGTGTGACACCAACGGTGGGGCCCTGCCAGACGAGGTGCAAATTGCGACCCGCGCAGTGATTGAGGCAGGCATCCCCGGGGACCACCTAGGCATTCACACCCATAATGACACCGAACAAGCGGTCGCAAATTCACTTGCGGCCATCAACGCTGGCGCGCGGCAAATTCAAGGCACTTTGAATGGGTTGGGAGAGCGATGCGGCAATGCAAACCTGACAACGCTGATCCCAATTCTACTGTTAAAAGAACCCTACACGAGCCGATTTGAGACCGGTATTAGTTCCTTGGGATTAAAGGATATTACGCGAATTTCGCGTATGTTGGATGACATTCTTAATCGCGTACCATCCAAGCAATCTGCCTTTGTAGGGGCAAGTGCCTTTGCCCATAAAGCAGGTCTACACGCAAGTGCCATTCTAAAAGATCCAACAACTTACGAACACGTTGATCCTGCCACGGTGGGCAACGAACGTGTCATTCCGATGTCAAACCAAGCCGGACAATCTAATTTACGTCGTCGATTGGCCGAAGCCCGGATTCCAGTGGAGAAGGGCGATCCAGCATTGGCACGGATCCTTGAGCGGATAAAAGAGAAAGAGGCCGAGGGGTATTCTTTTGATACCGCTCAGGCCAGCTTTGAACTTTTGGCGCGCAAAGAATTGGGTCTGCTGCCAAACTTTTTCGAAGTGAAACGCTACAAAGTTACAGTTGAGCGGAGAAAAAACAAACGAAATAAGATGGTTAGCCTGTCCGAAGCCGTGGTTGTTGTCAAAGTCGGTGGCGATAAGAAAATGTCTGTCAGCGAGTCAATGGACAATACCGGTTCGGATCGTGGGCCAGTGAACGCGCTTTCCAAAGCCTTGGCCAAAGACCTTGGACCGTATCAGGATGTTATTGATGATATGCGGTTGGTGGATTTCAAAGTGCGGATCACTCAGGGTGGCACAGAGGCCGTGACCCGGGTTATCATTGACAGCGAAGATAGTCAGGGACGCCGTTGGTCGACTGTTGGTGTTTCAGCCAATATCGTTGACGCTTCGTTTGAAGCACTGGTTGATGCGACCATATGGAAACTCTTGCGCGATGGTGCAAAACCAATTTAA
- the soxR gene encoding redox-sensitive transcriptional activator SoxR encodes MTNKGLSIGQISDRTGLAPSAIRFYEEERLVTPFRNAGGQRRYERADIRRLSFVMIAQGMGFSIAEIRQTLETLPENRTPTKADWERISKVFRTDLDRRLAQMQALRDKLDGCIGCGCLSLKACKLYNPQDRMRKNGRGPRYIYGDVLDAHS; translated from the coding sequence ATAACAAATAAGGGCCTGAGCATTGGTCAGATATCTGACCGAACGGGCCTCGCGCCCTCGGCCATCCGATTCTATGAGGAAGAAAGGTTGGTCACCCCGTTTCGCAATGCGGGCGGCCAACGTCGATATGAACGCGCTGATATTCGCAGGTTGTCGTTTGTGATGATTGCCCAGGGCATGGGGTTTTCAATCGCTGAAATTCGCCAAACCCTTGAAACCTTGCCAGAAAATCGCACACCTACCAAGGCGGATTGGGAACGGATTTCAAAGGTGTTTCGCACAGATCTTGACCGTCGGCTGGCACAAATGCAGGCACTGCGCGACAAGTTAGATGGCTGTATTGGCTGTGGCTGCCTGTCGCTAAAAGCCTGTAAACTGTACAATCCACAGGACAGAATGCGTAAAAACGGCCGTGGCCCGCGCTATATATATGGTGATGTTTTGGACGCCCATTCTTAG
- a CDS encoding ATP-binding protein, whose product MGNKSLRRIAAALERMSPAPQPVPNFDSAEAFVWHVEPDRLVPVANVSRVAIDLLIGVDRSRDTLLQNTLQFARGLPANNALLWGARGMGKSSLVKAVHAEVLAQGHALKIVELQREDLPSVSRLLNLLRDRSEQFLLFCDDLSFSHDDQHYKSLKAVLDGGIEGRPDNVVFYATSNRRHLMPRDMIENERSSAINPSEAVEEKVSLSDRFGLWLGFHPCSQDEYLSMIDGYCTAYGLAVDADTLHAEAIEWQATRGGRSGRVAWQFFTDLAGRQGATLS is encoded by the coding sequence ATGGGAAATAAGTCCCTAAGGCGTATTGCTGCGGCGCTAGAGCGTATGTCTCCGGCCCCGCAGCCCGTACCAAATTTTGACAGTGCAGAAGCTTTTGTTTGGCATGTCGAGCCGGATCGTTTGGTTCCCGTAGCCAATGTAAGCCGTGTTGCCATAGATCTTTTGATCGGTGTTGATCGGTCGCGCGATACATTGTTGCAAAACACACTGCAGTTTGCCCGCGGTTTGCCCGCAAACAATGCGTTGCTGTGGGGGGCCCGCGGCATGGGCAAATCCTCACTTGTAAAAGCAGTACACGCAGAGGTACTTGCGCAGGGGCACGCGCTCAAGATCGTAGAACTGCAACGCGAAGATCTGCCCAGTGTCTCGCGCTTGCTCAATTTGCTGCGCGATCGCTCAGAACAGTTTTTGCTCTTTTGCGATGATTTGTCATTTTCGCATGATGACCAACACTACAAAAGCCTCAAGGCAGTTTTGGATGGCGGAATCGAAGGGCGACCGGATAATGTGGTATTTTATGCGACATCCAATCGCCGCCACCTGATGCCGCGTGACATGATTGAAAATGAACGATCATCAGCGATCAACCCTTCAGAGGCCGTCGAAGAGAAGGTTTCCCTATCTGATCGTTTTGGCTTGTGGCTTGGGTTTCACCCCTGCAGCCAAGACGAGTATCTATCGATGATTGATGGATATTGCACAGCCTATGGGTTGGCTGTTGACGCGGACACGTTGCACGCCGAGGCCATAGAATGGCAGGCCACACGCGGCGGTCGGTCTGGTCGGGTTGCTTGGCAATTCTTCACCGACCTTGCAGGGCGGCAAGGTGCGACCTTGTCATAA
- the tatA gene encoding twin-arginine translocase TatA/TatE family subunit, giving the protein MLNNIGLPGLLLIAVVVLVLFGRGKISSLMGEVGKGITAFKKGVNDSTKELEEGINDEAKDVTPADEKDKA; this is encoded by the coding sequence ATGTTGAACAATATCGGCCTTCCAGGCCTTCTTTTGATTGCTGTTGTGGTTTTGGTTCTGTTTGGCCGCGGCAAAATCAGCTCGTTGATGGGCGAAGTGGGCAAAGGCATCACGGCATTTAAAAAAGGTGTGAACGACAGCACCAAAGAGCTTGAAGAAGGCATCAACGACGAAGCCAAAGACGTGACCCCAGCCGACGAAAAAGACAAGGCGTAA
- a CDS encoding squalene/phytoene synthase family protein — translation MNHDIAACASIVQRADADRFLAIMSAPLAAREKLFPLFAFNIEVSKAPWVTQETMIAEMRLQWWRDALEQIATGQDIRRHEVVTPLAGVLPASMVPLLDQMIEARRWDIYKDPFVDEADFQRYIDQTAGNLMCVACGLMGEFPENLVRAVAYADGLARWFQAIPELEGQSRIPLVDGRPEALVRLAQHGLEKLNAPRVVDPAIVPVLRMAWQAKTILKQVVRSPDRVASGALGTSEFWKKSKLFWLTTTSTW, via the coding sequence ATGAACCACGATATTGCGGCCTGCGCTTCAATTGTGCAGCGGGCAGATGCAGACAGGTTTTTGGCAATCATGTCAGCGCCTTTGGCGGCCCGTGAAAAACTGTTTCCGCTGTTTGCTTTTAACATCGAGGTTTCTAAAGCGCCGTGGGTCACCCAGGAAACAATGATTGCCGAAATGCGTTTGCAGTGGTGGCGAGACGCGCTTGAACAGATTGCCACAGGCCAAGACATTCGACGTCACGAAGTTGTAACGCCTTTAGCGGGTGTGTTGCCTGCATCGATGGTGCCTCTGTTGGATCAGATGATCGAGGCGCGTCGCTGGGACATCTACAAAGACCCGTTTGTGGATGAGGCTGATTTTCAGCGGTATATCGACCAGACGGCAGGCAATCTGATGTGTGTTGCTTGTGGGCTTATGGGTGAATTTCCTGAAAATCTGGTGCGGGCCGTGGCTTATGCCGATGGTCTTGCGCGTTGGTTTCAGGCCATTCCGGAACTAGAAGGTCAAAGCCGCATTCCGCTGGTTGATGGGCGCCCAGAGGCCTTAGTGAGATTGGCGCAGCACGGGCTTGAGAAATTGAATGCGCCTAGGGTGGTTGACCCAGCCATCGTGCCGGTTCTAAGAATGGCGTGGCAAGCAAAAACAATTTTAAAACAAGTTGTTAGATCTCCTGATCGGGTTGCCAGTGGTGCTCTTGGCACGAGCGAATTCTGGAAGAAATCAAAGCTGTTTTGGTTAACGACGACCAGCACGTGGTAA
- a CDS encoding twin-arginine translocase subunit TatC → MSHTEEIEESAAPLIEHLAELRTRLIRAVIAFLIGMIACFAFGGQILDFLLIPIENTMRELGNPNPVMQYTAPQEYFFTLIRISMVGGLALSFPVIGYQLWRFVAPGLYKNEKNAFLPFMIWSPVLFLIGATFAHLVVVPLAMAFFLGFADLPSYLAALVGDGDLAEPGVALPATAVRDSGIDIVFNGKVNETLDITLKMIVAFGLCFQLPVLLTLMGKAGLVSGDGLANVRKYAVVAILLLAALVTPPDVITQLILFVVVYGLYEISIFLVRRVEVKREAKLRAEGYYDDDEEAFDEEMQDHGK, encoded by the coding sequence ATGAGTCATACTGAAGAGATCGAAGAGAGCGCTGCGCCGCTGATAGAGCATCTTGCCGAATTGCGTACGCGCTTGATTCGCGCTGTAATCGCCTTTTTGATCGGCATGATTGCCTGTTTTGCCTTTGGCGGACAAATCCTTGATTTTCTATTGATACCAATTGAAAACACGATGCGCGAATTGGGTAATCCCAATCCTGTGATGCAATATACCGCGCCGCAGGAATATTTTTTCACGCTTATTCGGATTTCTATGGTCGGTGGTTTGGCCCTGTCATTCCCGGTGATTGGATATCAGCTTTGGCGATTTGTGGCGCCGGGCCTCTACAAGAACGAAAAGAACGCATTCTTACCATTTATGATCTGGTCCCCAGTGTTGTTTTTGATTGGCGCGACCTTTGCGCATTTGGTTGTTGTTCCATTGGCAATGGCGTTTTTCCTTGGGTTTGCGGACCTGCCATCCTATTTGGCAGCGCTTGTTGGCGATGGTGATCTGGCCGAACCCGGGGTTGCGCTGCCAGCCACTGCAGTTCGCGATAGCGGCATCGACATTGTCTTTAACGGCAAAGTTAATGAAACGCTTGATATCACATTGAAAATGATAGTTGCGTTTGGACTGTGCTTTCAATTGCCAGTCTTGCTGACCCTGATGGGCAAAGCAGGTCTTGTGAGCGGCGATGGCCTGGCCAATGTGCGCAAATATGCTGTGGTTGCCATCTTGCTATTGGCCGCTTTGGTAACCCCGCCTGACGTGATTACCCAGTTGATCCTGTTTGTGGTTGTTTATGGGCTTTATGAGATCTCCATTTTCCTTGTGCGACGGGTTGAAGTGAAGCGTGAAGCCAAATTGCGGGCCGAAGGCTATTACGACGATGACGAAGAAGCCTTTGACGAGGAAATGCAAGACCATGGGAAATAA
- a CDS encoding VOC family protein → MRLEHLNVTVADPKGTAALLQDLFDWQIRWEGTAKDNGYTVHIGEAETYLALYSPNKELNNKENTYSTLSGLNHIGVVVEDLAAVENRVINAGFKPHNHADYEPGQRFYFDGPEGIEFEVVSYS, encoded by the coding sequence ATGCGTCTAGAACATTTAAATGTCACTGTCGCCGATCCCAAAGGCACCGCCGCATTGTTACAGGATTTGTTTGATTGGCAGATCCGTTGGGAAGGCACCGCCAAAGACAATGGCTATACTGTTCATATCGGCGAGGCCGAGACATATTTGGCATTATATTCGCCCAATAAGGAATTGAATAATAAAGAAAATACCTATTCAACTTTGTCAGGCTTAAATCATATTGGCGTTGTGGTGGAGGATCTTGCTGCGGTGGAAAATCGGGTGATCAATGCTGGCTTTAAACCGCATAACCACGCCGATTATGAACCGGGCCAACGGTTTTACTTTGATGGGCCCGAGGGCATCGAATTCGAAGTTGTCAGCTATAGTTAA
- the tatB gene encoding Sec-independent protein translocase protein TatB, with protein MFDLGWTELLVIGIVALIVVGPKDLPVLFQQVGRFVGKAKGMAREFSYAMNQAADEAGVKDAASSFKSATDGLNSISNPAKAAMDSVKDATKSMTSLDLDGDEKPDEKPADKLSEARAAAAAKIQEATAQKAQARLDAEKAIAEAKETE; from the coding sequence ATGTTTGATCTGGGTTGGACCGAACTTCTTGTGATTGGCATTGTGGCGTTGATCGTTGTCGGGCCAAAAGACTTGCCTGTGTTGTTTCAGCAAGTTGGCCGCTTTGTCGGCAAGGCGAAGGGCATGGCGCGAGAGTTTTCGTATGCGATGAATCAAGCCGCGGACGAAGCCGGCGTCAAAGATGCCGCGTCGTCTTTTAAAAGCGCTACAGATGGTTTGAATTCGATCAGCAACCCAGCCAAAGCAGCGATGGATTCTGTCAAAGATGCCACAAAATCGATGACGTCCTTGGACTTGGATGGCGACGAAAAGCCAGACGAAAAACCCGCAGACAAGTTATCAGAAGCCCGTGCCGCTGCCGCCGCTAAGATCCAAGAAGCGACGGCGCAGAAGGCCCAGGCACGACTTGATGCGGAAAAAGCCATCGCTGAAGCGAAAGAGACAGAATGA
- the cysS gene encoding cysteine--tRNA ligase: MTSSQTVIKLHNTKTRSKQVFTPIDAQNVRMYVCGPTVYDRAHLGNARPVVVFDILNRLLRHVYGETHVTYARNFTDVDDKINTRAAESGRDISEITEETITWFLQDMAALGAKDPDLMPRATQYISQMVAMIGDLINKGHAYAAEGHVLFSVESYKEYGALSGRSVDDMIAGARVEVAPYKRNPMDFVLWKPSSDDLPGWESPWGRGRPGWHIECSAMAHDLLGQSFDIHGGGNDLMFPHHENEIAQSCCAHPDGTFAKVWMHNEMLQVEGKKMSKSLGNFFTVRDLLDKGVPGEVIRFVFLSTHYGKPMDWTEKKAGEAKATLLKWYRMVDNAEDETVPQAMIDALADDLNTAKALTELHSYASKGDSAALSGAMRFLGLLGDRLPDWAAKPSVDLSYFENMLAAAREKAMETKDFSGVDDLKKTFMQAGVEVRMSKDGVELLPAAGFDMTKLEALK, translated from the coding sequence ATGACTTCGAGCCAGACCGTGATCAAGCTACACAATACAAAAACCCGTTCAAAACAGGTGTTTACGCCAATTGATGCGCAGAATGTGCGCATGTATGTCTGTGGCCCGACGGTTTATGATCGGGCGCATTTGGGGAATGCGCGTCCGGTTGTGGTGTTTGATATTCTGAATCGTTTGTTGCGTCACGTTTACGGCGAGACCCATGTGACCTATGCGCGGAACTTCACGGATGTTGACGACAAAATCAACACTCGCGCTGCAGAGAGCGGCCGCGATATCTCGGAAATCACCGAAGAAACAATCACTTGGTTCCTGCAGGACATGGCAGCCCTAGGTGCCAAAGACCCAGACCTCATGCCCCGCGCAACTCAATATATTTCACAAATGGTGGCGATGATCGGGGATCTGATAAACAAAGGCCACGCCTACGCCGCCGAAGGTCATGTGTTGTTTTCGGTCGAAAGTTACAAAGAATATGGTGCCTTATCAGGGCGTTCCGTTGACGACATGATCGCTGGTGCCCGCGTCGAAGTGGCCCCCTATAAGCGCAACCCAATGGATTTTGTGCTGTGGAAACCATCGTCTGATGATCTGCCCGGTTGGGAAAGCCCTTGGGGCCGTGGTCGTCCTGGTTGGCACATAGAGTGTTCTGCCATGGCCCATGACCTTTTGGGGCAAAGCTTTGATATACACGGGGGGGGCAATGATCTGATGTTCCCGCACCATGAAAACGAGATTGCACAAAGCTGCTGCGCCCATCCAGATGGCACGTTTGCCAAGGTTTGGATGCACAATGAAATGCTGCAGGTCGAGGGCAAGAAGATGTCCAAGTCTCTTGGAAACTTCTTTACTGTCAGGGACTTGCTGGACAAAGGTGTTCCGGGCGAAGTGATCCGTTTTGTGTTTTTGTCTACCCATTATGGCAAGCCAATGGACTGGACAGAGAAGAAGGCTGGTGAAGCCAAGGCGACGTTGCTCAAGTGGTATAGGATGGTAGATAACGCGGAGGACGAAACCGTGCCGCAAGCGATGATCGATGCCCTGGCTGATGATCTTAACACGGCAAAGGCTTTAACAGAGTTGCATTCTTATGCTTCAAAAGGTGATTCCGCAGCGCTTTCTGGTGCGATGCGGTTTCTTGGGCTACTTGGTGATCGCCTGCCAGACTGGGCTGCGAAACCGTCGGTGGATTTGTCATATTTTGAAAATATGCTTGCGGCTGCACGTGAAAAAGCGATGGAAACCAAAGACTTCTCTGGCGTAGATGATCTTAAGAAAACCTTTATGCAAGCCGGTGTAGAAGTGCGTATGAGCAAAGATGGCGTCGAACTATTGCCTGCTGCAGGGTTTGACATGACCAAATTGGAGGCGCTCAAATGA
- a CDS encoding YafY family protein produces the protein MKRAQRLYALVQTLKDGNLHRAEDLAEDLNVSVRTIYRDMDTLVVSGVPVEGERGLGYSARAAITLPPLNLTVNELEALHLGLAAIGYSMDEEMKTAAESLSAKIDAVLPEDETAAPKSFGFAVYPFADAAEAFQHLPSLRSAIRARQRLKLTFADQSVQEVRPLKLDYWGRVWTLVAWCETTDQFESLRVDQIKTVSILPGLFVEEEGKRLSDYSSLGSLPRAGRR, from the coding sequence ATGAAACGCGCACAACGCCTTTATGCACTTGTACAAACGCTGAAAGACGGCAATCTACACCGCGCAGAGGACCTGGCAGAGGACCTTAATGTGTCGGTGCGCACGATTTACCGTGACATGGACACATTGGTTGTCAGTGGTGTTCCCGTTGAGGGTGAGCGTGGCCTTGGATACTCTGCGAGAGCGGCAATCACCCTGCCCCCTCTTAATCTGACAGTTAATGAGCTTGAAGCCCTGCACCTTGGTCTGGCGGCAATTGGCTATAGCATGGACGAGGAAATGAAAACCGCGGCTGAATCCTTGTCTGCAAAAATTGACGCTGTGCTGCCAGAAGACGAAACGGCAGCCCCAAAAAGTTTCGGGTTTGCCGTTTATCCGTTCGCAGATGCAGCTGAGGCATTTCAGCACCTGCCATCTTTAAGATCAGCGATCCGCGCACGGCAGCGCCTGAAACTGACATTCGCAGATCAGTCCGTTCAAGAGGTTCGGCCGCTTAAATTGGACTATTGGGGGCGGGTTTGGACGCTGGTGGCCTGGTGTGAAACCACGGACCAATTTGAAAGCCTCCGGGTTGATCAAATCAAAACGGTGTCGATCCTGCCCGGCCTATTTGTCGAGGAAGAGGGCAAAAGACTAAGTGACTACAGCTCCCTTGGCTCCTTACCACGTGCTGGTCGTCGTTAA